In Serinicoccus marinus DSM 15273, the genomic stretch CCGCACCTCGTCGTGCTGCGCACGCTCGCGACGCTGGCGCTGAGCGCCGTCGTCGCCCAGGCCGGCTGGGCAGCGGCCTTCCTCGGCGGGCAGGGCCAGTACGTCGGCTACCACCGCGTCGGGGCCTGGGTGACCGCAGGCGTCGTGGTGCTGACGGCGGTCGGCTACCTGGTGCTGCGGCGGTCAGCCGGTCCGGTCAACCTCTCCCTCGCCCTGCTCCTGGCGCTCGCGGTCGTCGTGCAGGTCACGCTGGGACGTGCCGGGGCCGCCTCGGCGCACATCTTCCTGGGGGTGCTCATCGCCATGGTGGCGACCGCGCTCACCTCCTGGACGTATCGTCACTCGCTGTCGGACGGTGAGGACGACCCGGTCGACAGGTCGAGACCGCGCAGCCAGTAGCCCTCGATGAGGTGGTCCCAGCCGAGCTCGGGCTGCTGCGCGACGCGGGGCCGGTGCGCCAGGAGCCGCACCAGCAGCGCGTCCGTCTCGAGCAGGGCCAGCGGCTGACCAGGGCACTTGTGCTCGCCGTCACCGAAGGCCAGTCCCGACCCGCCCGTGCCGCGGGGCATCGCCCGGCCCGGGCACAGGCCCATCGGTGCCGCACCGACGGCCTCTTCGTCGGTGTTGGTGGCGCGGACGCAGACGTCGACGAGGTCGCCGGCCGGGATCGTCCAGGTGTCGTCCCCGTCACGGATCTCGACCGGCTCCTGCACCCGGCGGTAGAGGTGGCCCACCACCGGCTCCAGCCGGATGATCTCCTCGAGCATCTCGAGCCGGGCGGGCTGGTCCGCGGCGAGATAGGTCTCCAGCAGGTCGGGGTCCTCCAGCAGGTGCCAGGCGGCCATGACGATGAACTCCCGCGTGGTGACCATCCCCGCCGTCCCGTAGGTGACGCACTCCACGAGGATGCTGGCGGGGCTGTAGCCCTCCGCCAGCAGGTGGCTGACGATGTCGGTCCGGGGGGTGCGGCGCCGGGACCGCACGGCCGGCCGCACGTCGGACCACCAGAAGCGCAGCACGGGCCACAACCCGTTGCGCGCGGCCCGGGCCCAGGCCCGGCGGGAGCGGCCCAGGTCGGCCCGGGTGATGTCGAAGGGCGGCTGGTTGAAGAAGCTCACCAGGCGGCGTGACATCGCGGGGACCGGGGACTCGGTCAGGCCGACCAGCTCGGCCGTCACCTCGACGGTGTAGTGCAGCGCGGCCTCGTCCAGCCGCACCCGACCCTCCTCGAGGAAGGTCGCCACGAGCCGGTCGGCGCACCGGGCCATCGTGGCGCCGTAGCGGTCGGCGACCACCGCAGGGGCCAGGAACCGGGCGACCTTGCGGCGTTGCTCGTCGTGCTGCGGCCCGTCG encodes the following:
- a CDS encoding cytochrome P450; the protein is MSPGPDARRAQRPDEATRPRVERVDAGGQQGVSTVWRLRALAPARQLLRARHRTTQAGFTAEAIPRGRLEHHPILVSDGPQHDEQRRKVARFLAPAVVADRYGATMARCADRLVATFLEEGRVRLDEAALHYTVEVTAELVGLTESPVPAMSRRLVSFFNQPPFDITRADLGRSRRAWARAARNGLWPVLRFWWSDVRPAVRSRRRTPRTDIVSHLLAEGYSPASILVECVTYGTAGMVTTREFIVMAAWHLLEDPDLLETYLAADQPARLEMLEEIIRLEPVVGHLYRRVQEPVEIRDGDDTWTIPAGDLVDVCVRATNTDEEAVGAAPMGLCPGRAMPRGTGGSGLAFGDGEHKCPGQPLALLETDALLVRLLAHRPRVAQQPELGWDHLIEGYWLRGLDLSTGSSSPSDSE